CAAGACCGATTTCACCGGCGCGCGGCTGGTGGACGCCGTGTTCGCGCAGTGCGAGCAGACCGGCGCGATCCCGCCGCAAGGCGTCACCACCGGGAGCCCCGCATGAGCACGATCTGGGACGACATCGCGCTGGCGATCCAGCTCGACCAGCCGATCAGGCAGCGCGAGCTGGCCGGGCTCGACGCGCGCCGCCGCGAGCTGGGCGGCGCGGCGTTCAGCGAGGTGGACTTCTCGCACGCCTCGTTCGCCGACGCCTCGCTGGCGCGCGCGCGCTTCATCGAGTGCGACCTCAGCGACGCCGACTTCGGCAACGCCGATCTCGACCACGCGAGCTTCGTCAAGTGCAAGCTGCCGCGCGCGCGGCTCGCCGGCCGCAACATGAAGCACGCCTGCTGGGTGGATTGCGACCTCAGCGACAGCGACTGGAGCCACGTGCAGATGCAGACCAGCTCGATCGTCAACAGCGCGCTCGAGGGCGCGCGCTTCGCGGCCGGCACGCTCACGCGCTGCACGCTGATCCAGGACGGCTTCGAGGGCGCCAGCGTGGCCGGCGCGACGCTCGAGCGCTGCGTGGTGAGCCCGGCCGACTGGCGCGAGGTGGACCTGCGCGGGCTGAGCGCCACCGGGGTGGTGTTCTCGAAGGCGAACTTCAGCGGCCAGCTCATGAGCGGCCTGCGCCTGCGGCGCTGCTCGCTGCAGGCAGCGGAGCTCGCCCAGGTCGATCTGGCGGGCGCCGACCTGACCCAGTCGAACCTGTACCAGGCGCGCCTCACGCAGGCCAACCTCAGCAACGTCGAGGCCGGCCACGCGCTGTTCTATCAGGCGAGCCTCGACCACGTGAACCTGGCGGAGGCCAGGCTCGACGGCGCGATCTTCCAGCAGGCGAGCCTGGCCGACTGCCGGCTCGACGGCGCGCACCTGAAGGCCAGCATCTGGAACAAGAGCCACCACCAGCGCGTGTCGTTCCGCGGCGCCGAACTCGTCCACGCGCGCCTCGAACACGTCACGGGCGATCACGTCGACTTCGCCGACGCGACGCTCGATCACGCCCAAATGCATAACGCGACGCTGTGCGACGCGCGGTTTCGCGGAGCCAGCCTGCGCCAGGTCGGCCGGACCGATCCGGCGCGCCTCTCGGCCGAAGCCCGTACCCTTGCCCTGGAGAACGAATGATGGGTTCCACCCGGACCACCAGCAAACTTCCGCCCCAGCTACCGCTGCATCTGGTCGAGGCCAGGGTCATCGTGGCGCTGGAACAGCACGCCTATCTGCTCGACGACGGGCGCGTCGCCCATCAGGCGCTCAGCTGCCTGATCCGCCCCGAGGTGGGCGACCACGTGCTGGTCGCGACCTGCCGGAACGACGCGAGCTACATCCTGCACGTGCTGTACCGCGCCGAGACGCGCCAGGTGCAGCTGAGCGTGCCGGGCGCCGAGGAGCTGCGCGTCGAGCAGGCCCGCATCGGCCTGGTCGCGAACCAGACGATCGCGCTGCACGCGCTCGCCGACGTCGAGGTGACCGCCGCCACCGGCGTGCTGAGCCTTACCGCGCGCAACCTGTTCGCCACCGCGCAGGAAAGCCTGGTGCAGAACGTGGGCCAGTTCATCGGCCGCGCCGGCCACTACCTGCTGGAAGTGAGCCGGCTGCTGCGCCTGCACGGCCAGCAGGCGATCGTCACCGCCGAGCAGGACGTCAAGGTCGACGGCGAACGCATCAGCATGGGCTGAAGCCCGATCCCCCATCGCGATCCGTACCGGAGCCCACCATGTTCGCCACCAACAGCACCTCGTCGATGTCGATGATGACCATCCCGGACGTCTGCAAGACGCCCTTGCTCGTGCCGGTGCCGCTGCCCTATCCGAACATCACGATGTCGACCACCCACATCCCGTCGGTGTTCAACGTGACGATCTGCGACGGGCTCGCGGAGAACCTGCTGACCGAAGGCACCATCAGCATGGGCGACGAGCCCGGCGTGCTGGGCGGCATCGTCTCGAACATCTTCATGGGCCCGGACCGCTACCTGATGGGCAGCTTCAAGGTGATGTTCGGGGTGGCGTTCGCGGCCCGCCTGACCTCGCTGGTCGGCATGAACGGCATGCCGTTCAACACCGTCGGCATGGCGATGGTGCCGGCCCAATGCAGTGTCCTGATCCTTTCCTGAACCATGAGCCGCTCGCCCCTCTCGCTGCGCTCTCACGCGCGCCTCGTCGCGGCCGGCGCCTGCTGCCTGCTCGCCGCCTGCAGCTGGCTCGGCTTCTCGAAATCCGCCGCGGTCTCGCAGGTCAAGGTGGTGGCCGAGGTCGGCGCCAACCAGAACGCGGCGACCCAGCTCGACCTGGTGTTCGTCTACGACAGCAACGTCACGGCGCTGCTGCCCGCCACCGGCCCCGACTGGTTCCAGAAGAAGGGCGCGCTGATGGCCGGCCTCGCCACCGCGATCGACGTGGTGAGCCTGCAGGTGCCGCCCGCCACGCTGGCCACCGCCGCGCTGCCCAGGCGCCACGGCAAGGCGATCGGCGTGTACGCCTACGCCAACTACCTGAGCGCCGCCGGCCAGCCCAAGGGCAACCTCACTCCCTACCAGAACGTAACGATCTGGCTCACGCCGACGACGGTGCTGTACAAGTCGCAGTGACGCCGCCCGCACCCGACACGAGCCACGGAACCCACAGGCCATGACGCCCAACGCCCCCCTCCCCGACGCAGTGCAATGGTCGGAAGGCATGATGCTCTCGCCCCAGCATCTGCAACAGAACGACCGCTACTGGCACGCGCATCTGCGCCATCGCCTGCAGGCCGTGGCGCCGCACTACTGGGGCGTGCTGACGCTGCGCTTCGAGATCGTCAAGGAGATCCTCAGCATCGGCGAGCTCGAATGCATCCTGCCCGACGGGCTGCTGGTCGCGTTCCCCGGCGGCCTGCCGCGCAATCCGCCCGGCAACGTCGAGATCGACGTCGGCGCGGCCTGCCGCAGCGGCGAGGCGCCGGTCAAGGTGTGGTGCGTGGTCAACCCGCGCGGCTCGCATGCCGCCGTGCAGGACAGCCAGGAGCGCCGCTACAACTCGGTGCTCGACGAGCCCAGCGTGGACGAGAACACCGGCGACGGCGCGCTGTCGCTGCCGCGCCTGCAGGTGCGCTTCCAGCTCCACCTCGGCACGATCTCGCCGGCGCCGCA
The window above is part of the Burkholderia glumae LMG 2196 = ATCC 33617 genome. Proteins encoded here:
- a CDS encoding DUF3540 domain-containing protein is translated as MMGSTRTTSKLPPQLPLHLVEARVIVALEQHAYLLDDGRVAHQALSCLIRPEVGDHVLVATCRNDASYILHVLYRAETRQVQLSVPGAEELRVEQARIGLVANQTIALHALADVEVTAATGVLSLTARNLFATAQESLVQNVGQFIGRAGHYLLEVSRLLRLHGQQAIVTAEQDVKVDGERISMG
- a CDS encoding DUF4150 domain-containing protein, whose amino-acid sequence is MFATNSTSSMSMMTIPDVCKTPLLVPVPLPYPNITMSTTHIPSVFNVTICDGLAENLLTEGTISMGDEPGVLGGIVSNIFMGPDRYLMGSFKVMFGVAFAARLTSLVGMNGMPFNTVGMAMVPAQCSVLILS
- a CDS encoding pentapeptide repeat-containing protein, whose protein sequence is MSTIWDDIALAIQLDQPIRQRELAGLDARRRELGGAAFSEVDFSHASFADASLARARFIECDLSDADFGNADLDHASFVKCKLPRARLAGRNMKHACWVDCDLSDSDWSHVQMQTSSIVNSALEGARFAAGTLTRCTLIQDGFEGASVAGATLERCVVSPADWREVDLRGLSATGVVFSKANFSGQLMSGLRLRRCSLQAAELAQVDLAGADLTQSNLYQARLTQANLSNVEAGHALFYQASLDHVNLAEARLDGAIFQQASLADCRLDGAHLKASIWNKSHHQRVSFRGAELVHARLEHVTGDHVDFADATLDHAQMHNATLCDARFRGASLRQVGRTDPARLSAEARTLALENE